The region CTCTTTGCGATCAGCGGATGCAGCGGGGGCAAAGACCGGGGGGCTTTCCTAAAAGAGCACACCAGCGATTACAACATTACCGAGAGCGCCAAACGGATCACACAAGCCCTCGCACCTATGAACTACCACCTTCTGCGCACCATCGACCACGAGGCGAGGGCCAAAGCGCTCAAATTCTATCTCAAACCTACCCTCACCCTGGAGCTCGACAACCCCAAGATCAGCGCCAAGCTCCTCGATTGCAACCCGACGATGGCCGTGGACCTTCCTCTGCGCATCGGCTTTTACAACGAGCTCAACGGCACCACCCATTTGGTCTACACCAACCCCGAATACTGGTCCCTCAAGCACAACATCAAAGACAAGACCTGCATTCAGCTCATCAACCTGCTGGCCCGCGACCTCGACAGTGCTTCCGATGCCATCAAAAAGAGTGCCAAATGAAGCCGGGCCAGGTTCTCTACAAGATCAAAGAGGCCCTGCGCCTCGATCCGGAGACCATGCTGAAGATCTATGCCCTCGAAGAGTACCCCATCGACGAAAAACGGCTCAAAGCGATCCTCAAAAAACCCTCCGCCAAGGGGCACGAGAATGCCAGCTATGAAGAATTGGGCGTCTTCCTCGACGGGCTGATCCGCCTGCGCCGAGGCGAAATCAAAAGTCCTCCTCCCGAGGATGCCGAGATCGAGCTCGACAACAACCTCATCCTCAAAAAACTCCGCATCGCCCTGGAGCTCAAAGACCCCGATATGGAGGTGATCTTCGAATTGGGAGAACGCCCCCTGAGCCGCTCCAAGCTCCGGGATCTCTTCCGCTCACCCCAACACCCCAAATATCTCCTCTGCTCTGATGCTATGCTCAACGACTTTCTCCTGGGCCTGGAGGAGTTCTGGGCCGATATGCCTCCCGTTGCCTAAAGGCCGTCGGCTGATCTTCAGGCTACTATGTCATAATTTCTCCATCAAAATTTCAAGGATAATTATGGCACTCGAAAACCTCACCGCAGAAAACTTCAACGAAAAAGTCAGCTCCGCTCCCATCGCGATCATCGACTTCTGGGCTCCCTGGTGCGGGCCCTGCAAATCTTTCGCTCCCATTTTCGAAAAAGTAGCCGCCGAGAACCCCGATATTCTCTTCGGTAAAGTCAACACCGAAGAGGAGCAGCAGATCGCCGCAGAGTTCCAGATCCGCTCCATCCCCACCATCATGGTCATCAAAGAGGGCGTCATCGTCTTCAACCAGGCCGGTATGCTCCCCGAAGAGGCCCTCAAAGACATCATCAAGCAGGTCCGCGAACTCGATATGGATATGGTCCGCGCCGAGATCGCCAAACAGCAGGAGCAGGAGGGCGGTGCCCAGTAAGGCCCCCTCTTCCCCCAATACTTTTCACACTCCTCTCTCCCACTCTTTTTCCCAAAAGCGATATCATTACACTATTACTTTGTTAACTACTATTGCAGTTACTCGCGCTTGAGCTTTCATTCGATGGCGACAAAGGAGCACTCAACCCCATCGGGGCACCGTAGGTGTTTGCGACTGCCAGAGCTATCGAGTGAAAGCGCAGTCCAAGGCGGGGATATTGTTTACATTTTAAAAACACTTTTAAGAAGGAAGATCCGTGAAAATCATGATCCTGGGAGCCGGCGGCGTCGGCGGATATCTCGGAGCCCGATTCCTCCGCGCGGTGGAGCCTGATGTGACCCTGGTCGCACGGGGAGCCCACCTAGACAAAATCCGCCAAGAGGGGCTAACCATCCTCGAAGATACGGAGCGCTACACCGTCCATCCCGCCCATGCCACCGACGATCCCGAGGGGCTGGGCCTCTTCGACCTCATCCTCGTCACCCTCAAAGATACCGATCTTGATGATGGGCTGGAACGCATCCGAAACAATGTCGGCCCTCAAACTGTCATCCTTCCTCTGCTCAACGGCGTAGAGTATCGCCCGAGAATCCTCAAGCGCTATCCCCAGGCCGATGTCCTGGAGGGGTGTATCTACATCCTCTCCAACATCGTCGAACCCGGCGTGATCCGCAAAAAGGGAAAGATCTTCCGTCTCTGCTGGGGCAAGGAGGGCTTCGACCCTGCCGACTACCGCCCCATCGTCGAACTCTTCGATCGTGCCCTCCCCCGCCACAAACCTACCGCCGAGATCGCTTATGAACAGTGGAAAAAGTTCCTCTTCATCTCCCCGATGGCGGTCCTGACTTCCATCTACAAGGTTCCGATGGACCGTATCGCCCAGGAACACGCCGACGAGCTCAGAGAGTTGACGGAAGAGATCGCCGCTTTGGCACAGGCCAAAGGGGTTCCTCTCACCAGGCAGGATGTCGAAGCGACCCTCGAGCAGGCCGCCAAAGTCCTCCCCGGCGCCAAAACCTCCATGCAACTCGATATCGAACGGAACAAACCCGCCGAGATCGAAGCCCTGGCCGGTTATGTGGTCCGGGAGGGAGATCGCTTAGGGGTGAAAGTGCCGACGATGGAAAAGCTCTATCGGGCTCTGCGTCTTCGAACCTCGGAATAAAAGTCGGAATATCGAAGATGAATCTGATCGAGCGTCTGAGTCTCAAATTTCTCAAAGATTTTGTTCGTGGAGTCATGTCACGCTGCGGCATTGGCGATTCCGACCGCCACTGGGTCATCCATCTCTTCGACTATCTTTCCAAAGCACTGGTCATCTATTTCGCCACGCTTTTTTTGATCCTCTTCCTGCTCTTTGAGGGTATCCAACTGCCGATCACCGGATACGAACCCGCCGTCTTCGCGATCGGATACTTTCTCTTTCGTGTGATGGCCGATCTCTCCCGAAAAAAGTCGTGATAGCACATCCTCCCCTCTATCCTGACGCTTCCTAAAATAACTTTGAATAGTTTTTATTAAAAGTACTACGATAAAATTTCACTCGAACTTATCCAGGAGATTTAAATGCGTAAATTATCTATGATGTTACTCGGCTCACTCTCGCTCGCTTTCGCCGGGCCGAAAACGATGACCACGGTGCTGCCCTATGCGGGCTATATCGACTACAGCTCCGGATCCGACAAGAGCAGTGCCGTCGTCGGTGGCCTCTA is a window of Nitratifractor salsuginis DSM 16511 DNA encoding:
- a CDS encoding DUF302 domain-containing protein, encoding MSDPMSKRTMKNASLLTAVLLALFAISGCSGGKDRGAFLKEHTSDYNITESAKRITQALAPMNYHLLRTIDHEARAKALKFYLKPTLTLELDNPKISAKLLDCNPTMAVDLPLRIGFYNELNGTTHLVYTNPEYWSLKHNIKDKTCIQLINLLARDLDSASDAIKKSAK
- a CDS encoding DUF1456 family protein translates to MKPGQVLYKIKEALRLDPETMLKIYALEEYPIDEKRLKAILKKPSAKGHENASYEELGVFLDGLIRLRRGEIKSPPPEDAEIELDNNLILKKLRIALELKDPDMEVIFELGERPLSRSKLRDLFRSPQHPKYLLCSDAMLNDFLLGLEEFWADMPPVA
- the trxA gene encoding thioredoxin; this translates as MALENLTAENFNEKVSSAPIAIIDFWAPWCGPCKSFAPIFEKVAAENPDILFGKVNTEEEQQIAAEFQIRSIPTIMVIKEGVIVFNQAGMLPEEALKDIIKQVRELDMDMVRAEIAKQQEQEGGAQ
- a CDS encoding ketopantoate reductase family protein, translating into MILGAGGVGGYLGARFLRAVEPDVTLVARGAHLDKIRQEGLTILEDTERYTVHPAHATDDPEGLGLFDLILVTLKDTDLDDGLERIRNNVGPQTVILPLLNGVEYRPRILKRYPQADVLEGCIYILSNIVEPGVIRKKGKIFRLCWGKEGFDPADYRPIVELFDRALPRHKPTAEIAYEQWKKFLFISPMAVLTSIYKVPMDRIAQEHADELRELTEEIAALAQAKGVPLTRQDVEATLEQAAKVLPGAKTSMQLDIERNKPAEIEALAGYVVREGDRLGVKVPTMEKLYRALRLRTSE